Proteins co-encoded in one Spirosoma endbachense genomic window:
- a CDS encoding DUF6371 domain-containing protein yields the protein MLSFTLMDARSYRYHLPPKAIKSDCPACGPRHRRTLSRYVDRLTGEPLPDIYGRCDRETNCGYHLNPYHKEASGLSYFEQMKARNSLSPLPKIWFKQAAKKKFEGESKQNIVTWLIQQQGATLDQAERVAAFLFDQPETRPIPQVTSQTQLCTIPEEVLEQSLTKYERNQFAWLLRRHFGDQVADDLLKRFKIGTSSRWPGACVFWFIDELNRIRGGQIKLFDETFHTVKYVIKEGEKRSRTSWVHSAYARRCDRQNQPYPAWLTAYLDERNQVQKSPCLFGLPQLLTAPLHQPVAIVEAPKTAVICTPYFPGFIWLAVGALSYLNAERLAPLRDRKIELFPDLSPDGSAFERWNRVAGELLAQGFHITVSTYLEDNATDDEKMAGADLADFLLEPWQGDTPN from the coding sequence ATGCTTAGTTTTACGTTGATGGATGCCCGTTCGTATCGATATCACCTTCCTCCCAAAGCAATAAAGTCCGATTGTCCTGCCTGTGGGCCCAGGCATCGTCGGACGCTGAGCCGTTATGTCGATCGGTTAACTGGTGAACCCTTGCCCGATATCTACGGACGATGCGATCGGGAAACCAACTGTGGTTATCATTTGAATCCCTACCACAAAGAAGCTTCCGGGCTGTCCTATTTTGAGCAGATGAAGGCCCGGAATAGTCTTAGCCCGTTACCAAAAATATGGTTTAAGCAGGCGGCTAAAAAGAAGTTTGAGGGCGAATCGAAGCAGAACATTGTTACCTGGCTTATTCAGCAACAGGGCGCTACCCTTGACCAGGCCGAACGAGTGGCGGCCTTCCTGTTCGATCAACCCGAAACACGCCCCATACCGCAGGTAACTTCTCAAACTCAACTCTGTACCATTCCTGAAGAGGTATTGGAGCAATCATTAACGAAGTACGAACGAAATCAGTTTGCCTGGCTTCTGCGTCGTCATTTTGGAGACCAGGTAGCTGATGATCTACTAAAACGGTTCAAGATTGGTACGTCATCCCGTTGGCCGGGAGCCTGTGTGTTCTGGTTCATTGATGAGCTAAACCGCATACGCGGGGGGCAGATCAAGCTCTTTGATGAAACGTTTCATACCGTCAAATATGTCATCAAAGAGGGCGAGAAACGCAGCCGAACGAGTTGGGTTCATTCGGCCTATGCCCGGCGCTGCGATCGGCAGAACCAGCCTTACCCGGCCTGGCTGACGGCTTATCTGGATGAGCGGAACCAGGTGCAGAAGTCGCCCTGTCTGTTTGGCTTACCGCAATTGCTGACAGCGCCCCTTCATCAGCCGGTAGCGATTGTCGAGGCACCCAAAACGGCTGTAATCTGTACACCGTATTTCCCCGGCTTTATCTGGCTGGCTGTTGGCGCGTTGTCCTATCTTAATGCGGAACGGCTGGCGCCCCTACGAGACCGAAAAATAGAATTATTTCCTGACCTCTCGCCAGACGGGAGTGCCTTTGAGCGTTGGAACCGGGTCGCGGGTGAACTTTTGGCTCAGGGCTTTCACATCACGGTATCCACTTATCTGGAAGACAATGCTACTGATGATGAAAAAATGGCTGGGGCTGACCTGGCGGATTTCCTGCTCGAACCGTGGCAGGGCGATACCCCTAACTGA
- a CDS encoding LytTR family DNA-binding domain-containing protein, with translation MNKQTHQTDQTIKIPGIVKPISIGLITHCKGYGNYTLIYRLGEKYPIVSSWTLKLFEKQLPSFLRANKSTLINHRHIMSIERLDGRSLEFMLANDGPVMVARRRVQGIRAKLAQLQNQQESAASFARLA, from the coding sequence ATGAACAAGCAAACACACCAAACCGATCAGACAATTAAAATTCCAGGAATCGTTAAGCCAATTTCTATTGGACTTATAACGCATTGTAAGGGCTATGGCAATTATACATTAATTTATCGCCTTGGAGAAAAGTACCCCATTGTTTCCAGTTGGACGCTAAAGCTGTTTGAAAAGCAATTACCCAGCTTTCTAAGAGCCAATAAATCCACCTTGATCAATCATCGTCATATTATGTCAATAGAAAGACTCGATGGTCGGTCATTAGAATTCATGTTAGCCAATGATGGTCCTGTAATGGTTGCCCGGCGACGGGTGCAGGGAATTCGGGCGAAACTGGCACAGCTTCAAAACCAGCAGGAAAGCGCGGCATCGTTTGCCCGGTTGGCTTGA
- a CDS encoding T9SS type B sorting domain-containing protein — MGQNLIPNGSFESYRNCPRQDNLLSEAIPWFNPTRATPDFYHECFQTGQMALPPHTGNGLGHLFLDRGWSEYMSVPLLKPLIANECYYFEMYVALETPSKFLAQTLGAYFSAQPTQTATTDLLSVNPQFIDSHLTTSTPALKWQQVSGTISARGGEQYATIGSFYKEPPLLGFYYLFIDDILLVPIKLDLGRDTTLCGKNSTYRLNAQTPGATDYLWNDGSTQPTLLVKKPGTYFVKVTTACKILHDTISIDYNLDFDLGPDTTLCNGQTLTLKVPQNSASKDYWQDGSSQNTFLVTQAGQYSVRVTQASCIVTDSIRVRYIEPPQLDLGPDKELCGAQQFTIKPIAVNGQFAWQDQFLTPERTVNNSGIFFATVQNECATVTDSIEISYGACDCVLYTPDLFTPNGDGLNDVFLAYGCGDIMITSLSIFNRWGELIFTTSKAPFQWDGYFQGAICQIGVYTWRIQYRLSQHHVVKPGQKQGSISLLR, encoded by the coding sequence ATGGGGCAAAATCTTATTCCAAATGGAAGCTTTGAAAGTTATAGAAACTGCCCCCGCCAGGACAATCTTCTTTCCGAAGCAATTCCCTGGTTTAATCCTACCAGAGCAACCCCCGATTTTTATCATGAGTGTTTTCAGACTGGACAGATGGCCTTACCACCTCATACAGGCAACGGGTTAGGGCATCTGTTTTTAGATCGGGGCTGGTCTGAATACATGTCGGTACCACTCCTGAAGCCATTAATCGCCAATGAGTGTTATTACTTTGAGATGTACGTTGCCCTGGAAACACCAAGTAAGTTTCTTGCCCAGACACTCGGAGCTTATTTTTCTGCTCAGCCTACTCAAACTGCAACAACCGATTTATTGAGTGTCAATCCGCAATTTATTGATAGTCACCTTACAACCAGCACCCCAGCCTTGAAGTGGCAGCAAGTATCAGGCACTATCAGCGCGCGAGGAGGAGAACAATATGCAACCATTGGAAGCTTCTACAAAGAACCGCCTTTACTAGGCTTTTATTACCTTTTCATTGATGATATTCTGCTTGTACCGATCAAGCTTGATTTAGGCAGAGATACAACTTTATGCGGCAAAAACAGCACTTATCGGCTCAATGCCCAAACGCCCGGTGCTACCGATTATCTTTGGAACGATGGCAGCACCCAGCCTACACTGTTAGTGAAAAAGCCGGGAACCTACTTCGTTAAAGTAACCACAGCCTGTAAAATTCTGCACGATACCATTTCGATTGACTATAACCTTGATTTTGATCTGGGGCCCGATACTACCCTTTGCAATGGCCAAACACTTACGCTGAAAGTTCCCCAGAATTCAGCTTCCAAAGATTATTGGCAGGATGGTTCTTCGCAGAATACATTTCTGGTCACGCAGGCGGGCCAGTATAGTGTTCGGGTTACGCAGGCAAGCTGCATCGTTACGGATAGCATTCGGGTTCGCTACATCGAACCGCCACAGTTAGATTTAGGGCCAGACAAAGAGCTCTGTGGTGCTCAACAGTTCACCATTAAACCCATTGCTGTCAACGGCCAATTTGCCTGGCAAGACCAATTTCTAACACCGGAAAGGACCGTAAATAACTCTGGAATCTTTTTCGCAACCGTTCAGAATGAGTGCGCGACGGTTACAGACTCTATCGAGATTTCCTACGGTGCATGCGACTGTGTTTTATACACCCCTGATTTGTTTACGCCCAATGGTGACGGATTGAACGATGTTTTTTTAGCATATGGTTGTGGTGATATTATGATCACATCGCTCTCTATTTTTAATCGGTGGGGCGAGCTAATTTTTACAACCAGCAAGGCGCCTTTTCAATGGGATGGTTATTTCCAGGGTGCCATTTGCCAGATAGGCGTCTATACATGGCGAATTCAATATCGATTGAGCCAGCATCATGTTGTGAAACCCGGTCAGAAACAAGGATCGATTAGTCTGCTTCGCTAA